The genomic interval CTCGATACGATATATCAAGCGGTAACTATGCACGAAGACCTCTCGGATCTTTGTGTCTTTGAATTCTGGCACAATGCGGCCTCGCTCAGCAAAGTCGCTCAAGGAGCGCCCAGCCTGCAATACGCGGTGTACAAAAGATACAGCATAAGATGGTGAATCTCGGTGAATGTAAGCAGCGGCTGCATCCAGATCCTGTTCCGCAGCTTCAGCCCAAATTACTTTACGCGCCATTTCTCCATCCGCTTTTCCACTTCTTCCTGGGTATGTGTGAGTCCTTTTTCAACATCACGGAGACCTCGCTGAACTTTTTGACGCACATAGATATGGTACTGAATTTCTTCCAATGTGCTGTCATCAGGAAGATCCTTAAGTAGTTCGATTACTTCCTGCTTTGCTGACTCCATCACTTATCCTCCCTCTAGCTGCCTTCGAGTGGCCACGCCTGAAATGTGGCTACGAGACAGGTTATTGCGGCAAAATGCCGCTCCCACAGGTAATGCGGAGCTTCACAGAGATAATACGCCATTATAGTATCACATCACTGGTAGATAGATATAAATTCCCAGTACGTCTGGCGGCAGATGCGGTTTTACTTTGTAGCGAACACCGCGAATACGGGCTGCTGTTCTCACTCTCCTGTGCGCATCCAGCAGGATATCAGCCCGCTGGCGGGCAATATTCTCCAGTTCTTCTTGCAGGTGCTCGAAAGCAGAAATTATCCTCTCGACATGGCTCGAGGCTATGTCAGGACTGATATTTTCATCTGGTTCACTGAGAAGAAGTTCTTCTGCCGCCTGCTCTGGCAGCCATTCTGCCCTGGCCGGTGCACCCGCAAAGCCCAGGACCTGGCATTCTTCTGCGAGAAGCTGACTTTCACGGCCAGCTTTAATGGTGATAATGTGATAGCGGAAGCGCACCAGAAGGAGCGTGGTCCGCTTCTCTACCTTGCGAGTACGAATAACACCGCACCGTTTTGCCACACCTTCAGCCAGGGGGTCGAGGGAAGTGTTCATCACGTAGGAAGCCAGGTCTGCAACCAACGGTTGTGTCCGATGAAGATAAAGGACACCTTCCTGCACCGGCATTTCAAAACGTGCCCTGAACTGCTGGCCGTCCTGGATGCGAAGTACATCCTTCAACGCCCTCGGCACCTCAGAAATGTCAAAGTGATACTCCTTCCCCACTGCTGATACGACCGCACCATGTGCCTTGAGGGCTTCCTGGAAGAAGTCGGCCACATCAACGCCCGAGCCGATGGCCTGCCGAACAGCTGCCAGCTCTCTGGCAACTTCATCAACCTTGATCGACTCCTGGGCGAAGACAGTGCGGGAGCGCTTTTCTTCACGGTCTCTGGCGGCATCCCATTTGGCATGCAGGTCGTCTCTCTGTTCATACATGAAATCAAAGGAGATCTGTGCCTGTCCGGATTCCTCCCTAAGCAGGAGACCTTCGAAGATGGCCTCCATGACCATGTTGGTATCAGCGGGCACAGGCACAGAGATGCCGAGGCTTTTGCGAATACTCCTGTGCTTCCTCAAAAGTACATCCAGGACGATGCCATCGATCTGGTTATCCAGACCGTAATAGGTGAGTATTCTTACCTTGTCTCTGGGCTGGCCAAAGCGATCCACGCGCCCTTCTCTCTGCTCGTGGCGGGTCGGGTTCCAGCTGAGGTCATAGTGCATAACCGCGTCAAAATAGTCCTGCAGATTGATTCCCTCGCTGAGGCAGTCTGTACAGACCAGCACACGCTGTGGACTGGCAGCGAGCTGCAAAACCCTCTCCTCCCGTTCAGCCGGCGCCAGGGTGCCGGTTACTGCACTAACTGCCACCCTGGCGGGCAGGGCCCTGCGCAGCTCTGCCGCCAGGTATTCAGCAGTGGGTATGAAGCGGCAGAATAGAATCGGCTGATAGCCGGCTTTGATGAAGTCTTTGACAATCAAGATGGCCTTTTGCAGCTTTGCGTCCTTTTTCCCCTTCAAGGCCTCGGCCTCTCTGGCCATCTCGAGCAGGCGGCGACGATGGCGCTTCTCTTCCGGGTCCACCTCCCCGGGATCACTTCCAGGGATGAGGTCAGCATCACCCGCATCCTCAATATCAATATCAAGGACCGTGCGGCGGCCGATCTCGTCTGCCTCTTCAGGAGTCTGGCTGTTGGCTGCAGCGGCCCGGTTGCGAAGAGTTGCCGCAGCAGCAGCCGGGCTGCTTGCCAGCGACCTGAGCAGTGCCAGGGCCGACCACCACAAGACCCTTTGCCGATGATCCCTGCCTTCTGCAGTTCTTACTGACTCCCGGGCATACCTCAA from Deltaproteobacteria bacterium carries:
- a CDS encoding type II toxin-antitoxin system RelE/ParE family toxin; translation: MARKVIWAEAAEQDLDAAAAYIHRDSPSYAVSFVHRVLQAGRSLSDFAERGRIVPEFKDTKIREVFVHSYRLIYRIEDEQVLIVALIHGRRDFRTAWEESER
- a CDS encoding DEAD/DEAH box helicase, with product MNFAVGSLVQARGREWVVLPESEEDLLMLRPLGGTDDEVAGIYLPLESVKPASFSLPEPTEVGDFRSCRFLRDAVRLCSRSSAGPFRSFGKIAVDPRPYQLVPLLMGLKLDPVRLLIADDVGIGKTIEACLLARELLDRGEVNRLAVLCPPHLAEQWQAELHDKFHIEAELVLPSTVSRLERICGVGQSLFDYYPYVIVSMDYIKSDRRCDDFVRACPELVIVDEAHTCAYVTEQRGSRHQRHRLVKRLAEDQSRHLILVTATPHSGKEEPFRSLLAFLDPAFADLPDDLAGPQNEKHRRKLAQYFVQRRRANIRHYMKTATPFPERQEAEESYTLGEKSAYKRLFDKVLRYARESVRTAEGRDHRQRVLWWSALALLRSLASSPAAAAATLRNRAAAANSQTPEEADEIGRRTVLDIDIEDAGDADLIPGSDPGEVDPEEKRHRRRLLEMAREAEALKGKKDAKLQKAILIVKDFIKAGYQPILFCRFIPTAEYLAAELRRALPARVAVSAVTGTLAPAEREERVLQLAASPQRVLVCTDCLSEGINLQDYFDAVMHYDLSWNPTRHEQREGRVDRFGQPRDKVRILTYYGLDNQIDGIVLDVLLRKHRSIRKSLGISVPVPADTNMVMEAIFEGLLLREESGQAQISFDFMYEQRDDLHAKWDAARDREEKRSRTVFAQESIKVDEVARELAAVRQAIGSGVDVADFFQEALKAHGAVVSAVGKEYHFDISEVPRALKDVLRIQDGQQFRARFEMPVQEGVLYLHRTQPLVADLASYVMNTSLDPLAEGVAKRCGVIRTRKVEKRTTLLLVRFRYHIITIKAGRESQLLAEECQVLGFAGAPARAEWLPEQAAEELLLSEPDENISPDIASSHVERIISAFEHLQEELENIARQRADILLDAHRRVRTAARIRGVRYKVKPHLPPDVLGIYIYLPVM